In one window of Flavobacterium ginsengisoli DNA:
- a CDS encoding SusC/RagA family TonB-linked outer membrane protein, which yields MQLLFITAGIQAQNTTPLIQSKLDGTVVDAITNQPIIGASVNIKGTTHGVVTDTEGKFYFQTGQKFPYTLIVSYIGYKKLEVTVEKNPVIISLREERQELDELVVVGYGTQKRKDITGSVASVPKANLSQVTSSADNLLRGAVAGVVVTQSSGRPGASSSVRIRGGNSITAGNEPLYVVDGILIYNDNSNSSAGVTYAGASVNVLSTINPADIESIEVLKDASATAIYGSRGANGVVIITTKKGTKGQDNISYQGYFGFQNISKKLKLMNASEWASLRNDVQASIGQAPSFSPEQIEALKTSGNYDWQSAAFVTAAPVQNHNLSFSGGDEKSRYAISAGYFDQDGIVLGSDFKRISLRANYERNYSQKFKFGVNANYTNSIANGVGTNGGAAAGRNPNPLVSVLLTAPVVPIKNADGSYNVTNNPYATSVNGYVPNPINDLDNTINETKLNRILTSLFGEYKFNKELTAKVAVSGDVLNTKQNYYAPSNTTTGAGTKGLASIGERSVGSVLNENTLNYNTHFGENHKFSALGGYTLQYTKGEVVNAGAQTFVNDANTYNAIQDGVPVKPYSDAYESVLKSWLARVNYSYKGKYNFTLSGRADGSSRFGSESLWGYFPSAGFSWNITDEEFANNIKGVTEAKLRITAGTTGNQEIGNYLPLASMGSVNYSFGGTLYTGLAPTRLANPDLKWEKTNQYNVGLDLSLLDRKINFVFDVYYKKTKDLLINVPVPLSSGYATVLQNIGGVENKGFEVGLTTENIKTENFAWNSNIVFSLNRNKVTEIGNGVNEFFPVVPNGSLLQQQPVIVKVGLPLGSFWGYKTNGIFQTQEEVNTQPKINSLANTKVGDRKYVDTNGDGVITALDKGNLGTSQPKFVGSFSNTVSYNDFDLNFSFQGAYGGKIFNALNQQLEISTLGTNAADYFK from the coding sequence TTGCAGTTGCTCTTTATAACGGCAGGAATACAAGCCCAAAATACCACGCCTCTTATTCAATCTAAACTTGACGGAACTGTTGTAGATGCTATTACAAATCAGCCTATTATAGGGGCTTCTGTCAATATTAAAGGAACAACTCACGGAGTTGTAACAGATACTGAAGGAAAATTTTACTTTCAAACGGGACAAAAATTTCCTTATACTTTGATCGTAAGCTACATTGGATATAAAAAACTAGAAGTCACTGTTGAAAAAAACCCTGTTATTATTAGTCTTAGAGAAGAACGCCAAGAATTAGACGAATTGGTAGTTGTTGGTTATGGAACTCAAAAAAGAAAAGACATTACAGGTTCTGTCGCTTCGGTTCCAAAAGCCAATTTATCTCAGGTAACTTCTTCGGCAGATAACCTATTAAGAGGCGCTGTAGCGGGGGTTGTAGTCACACAAAGTTCTGGCCGTCCTGGAGCATCATCGAGTGTTCGCATTCGCGGAGGAAACTCGATTACTGCTGGTAACGAACCGCTTTATGTTGTTGACGGAATTTTAATTTACAATGATAACAGTAACAGTTCGGCAGGAGTAACTTATGCTGGTGCCAGCGTAAATGTTCTTTCGACAATTAATCCTGCTGATATAGAATCTATTGAAGTTTTGAAAGATGCTTCTGCAACGGCAATTTACGGTTCTCGTGGTGCAAATGGAGTTGTGATTATTACAACTAAAAAAGGAACAAAAGGTCAAGATAATATTTCTTACCAAGGTTATTTTGGATTCCAAAATATTTCAAAAAAACTGAAATTAATGAATGCCAGTGAATGGGCAAGTTTAAGAAACGATGTTCAGGCAAGTATTGGACAAGCGCCTTCTTTTTCTCCAGAACAAATCGAAGCTTTAAAAACTTCTGGAAATTACGATTGGCAGTCTGCGGCTTTTGTTACTGCAGCACCTGTTCAAAACCATAACTTATCTTTTTCTGGCGGAGACGAAAAATCGAGATATGCAATTTCTGCAGGATATTTTGATCAAGACGGTATTGTTTTAGGTTCTGATTTTAAACGTATTTCGCTTCGTGCCAATTATGAAAGAAACTATTCTCAGAAATTTAAATTTGGAGTAAATGCCAATTATACCAATTCAATTGCAAATGGTGTTGGTACAAATGGAGGCGCGGCGGCGGGAAGAAATCCGAACCCGCTTGTTAGTGTGCTCTTAACAGCTCCTGTTGTACCTATTAAAAATGCAGACGGAAGCTATAATGTAACCAACAATCCTTATGCAACTTCTGTAAATGGTTATGTTCCGAATCCGATTAACGATTTGGATAATACAATTAACGAAACCAAATTAAACCGAATTCTAACCAGTTTATTTGGCGAATACAAATTCAATAAAGAATTAACTGCAAAAGTGGCTGTAAGCGGTGATGTTTTAAATACAAAACAAAATTATTATGCGCCATCAAACACAACAACAGGAGCGGGAACAAAAGGTTTAGCTTCTATTGGAGAAAGATCAGTAGGTTCTGTTTTAAATGAAAACACACTGAATTATAATACTCATTTTGGCGAGAATCATAAGTTTTCTGCTTTGGGAGGTTATACGCTTCAATATACAAAAGGCGAAGTTGTGAATGCTGGTGCTCAAACTTTTGTTAATGATGCCAATACTTACAATGCTATTCAAGACGGTGTACCTGTAAAACCATACAGCGATGCTTATGAAAGTGTATTAAAATCATGGTTAGCAAGAGTAAATTATTCATATAAAGGAAAATACAACTTTACGCTTTCAGGTCGTGCGGATGGTTCTTCTAGATTTGGTTCAGAATCGCTTTGGGGTTACTTTCCTTCTGCGGGATTTTCATGGAATATTACTGATGAAGAATTTGCCAACAATATTAAAGGCGTAACCGAGGCCAAACTGAGAATTACAGCAGGAACAACAGGAAACCAAGAAATTGGAAATTATCTTCCACTTGCTTCAATGGGATCTGTAAATTACTCTTTTGGAGGAACTTTATACACTGGTCTTGCTCCTACTCGATTGGCAAATCCAGATCTAAAATGGGAAAAAACAAACCAATATAATGTTGGATTGGATTTATCATTATTGGATCGAAAAATCAATTTTGTTTTTGATGTGTATTACAAAAAGACAAAAGATTTATTAATTAACGTTCCCGTGCCTTTGAGTTCAGGTTATGCAACTGTGCTTCAAAACATTGGAGGAGTTGAAAATAAAGGTTTTGAAGTTGGTTTAACTACCGAAAATATCAAAACAGAAAACTTCGCTTGGAATTCAAACATTGTATTTTCTCTCAACCGAAATAAAGTTACTGAGATTGGAAATGGTGTAAACGAATTTTTCCCAGTAGTTCCAAATGGTTCTTTATTACAGCAGCAGCCAGTTATTGTAAAAGTAGGTTTGCCTTTGGGAAGTTTCTGGGGATACAAAACTAACGGAATTTTTCAGACTCAGGAAGAAGTTAATACGCAACCAAAAATCAACAGTTTAGCAAATACAAAAGTTGGAGACAGAAAATATGTTGATACAAACGGAGATGGTGTAATTACAGCTCTTGACAAAGGAAATCTAGGAACTTCTCAGCCAAAATTTGTTGGAAGTTTCAGCAACACCGTTTCATACAATGATTTTGATTTGAATTTCTCTTTTCAAGGAGCATACGGAGGAAAAATCTTTAATGCTTTAAATCAGCAATTAGAAATTTCTACGCTTGGGACTAATGCAGCAGACTACTTTAAATGA
- the glp gene encoding gephyrin-like molybdotransferase Glp, whose translation MIEVKEALEIVAANSSVLSTQKISVSKALGYILAETVYSPISMPPFRQSAMDGYAFTHSIRHQFDVVGTSKAGDHNNIKLKENEAVRIFTGAYVPKNADTVVMQEHVMANEDSILIAKKPEAFANVRNKGEQINAEDVVFDANTLITPAAIGFLACLGITEITVYKKPKIAILITGNELIKPGKKLPKGKIYESNSVMLQAALQTIGINKVKVHTVKDNLKATKKALQSILKKNDIVLISGGISVGDYDFVKEALLKNGVQELFYKINQKPGKPMFFGAKKDTLVFALPGNPASSLTNFYIYVYPAVKNKMGFSNTHLPKIVRKLQNQITNTTGKTLFLKALYNESSAEILEGQSSAMLNTFAIANGLVIVPHDVENIKKGSSVTILPID comes from the coding sequence ATGATAGAAGTAAAAGAAGCCTTAGAAATTGTTGCGGCAAATAGTTCGGTTTTATCAACGCAGAAAATTTCGGTGAGTAAAGCGTTAGGATATATTTTGGCAGAAACAGTTTATTCGCCTATTTCAATGCCACCGTTTCGCCAATCAGCAATGGACGGTTATGCTTTTACACATTCTATTAGGCATCAATTTGATGTGGTTGGAACTTCTAAAGCGGGAGATCATAACAATATAAAACTAAAAGAAAATGAAGCAGTACGTATTTTTACAGGAGCTTATGTTCCTAAAAATGCAGATACTGTTGTAATGCAAGAGCATGTTATGGCTAATGAAGATTCGATTTTGATAGCCAAAAAACCAGAAGCTTTTGCCAACGTAAGAAATAAAGGTGAACAGATTAATGCTGAAGATGTTGTTTTTGATGCCAATACATTGATTACTCCTGCAGCAATTGGTTTTTTAGCTTGTTTAGGAATTACAGAAATAACAGTTTATAAAAAGCCCAAAATCGCCATTTTGATTACTGGAAATGAATTGATAAAACCAGGAAAAAAACTTCCAAAAGGAAAAATTTACGAAAGCAATTCAGTAATGTTGCAAGCTGCACTTCAGACAATCGGAATTAATAAAGTTAAAGTTCATACCGTTAAAGACAATCTAAAAGCGACTAAAAAAGCATTACAGTCCATCCTTAAAAAGAATGATATTGTATTAATTTCTGGCGGAATTTCGGTTGGCGATTATGACTTTGTAAAAGAAGCATTATTGAAAAATGGAGTACAAGAGCTTTTTTATAAAATCAATCAGAAACCTGGAAAACCCATGTTTTTTGGTGCTAAAAAAGATACTTTGGTATTTGCCTTACCAGGAAATCCAGCATCGTCATTAACTAATTTTTATATCTACGTATATCCTGCGGTTAAAAACAAAATGGGATTTTCTAATACGCATTTGCCAAAAATTGTCCGTAAGTTACAGAATCAGATTACTAATACTACAGGAAAAACACTTTTCTTAAAAGCATTATATAATGAAAGCAGCGCTGAAATTCTAGAAGGACAAAGTTCGGCAATGCTAAATACTTTCGCTATAGCGAATGGGTTAGTAATCGTTCCGCATGATGTTGAAAACATAAAAAAAGGTTCATCGGTAACGATTCTGCCAATTGATTAA